In the genome of Marinomonas algicola, the window TGTTAAACCAGTATTTAGACTTTGTTGAGCAACAAAGACAACAGAGAGACCAGGAGTTATCGAAGATTTCCTCTTCGCTCAACGACACCTTGACGACATTCGACCAAATGAATGGACTCAGTATGGCGTCAAACGATGCGCTTGTAGAAACCTTAGGCTTAGCCAGTAAAGTCGATGTATTGGCACATAAAGCTGAAGTGAGAGCCACCGAAGTGGCCACTCATGCTGATGACATCAGCACGTCAATGAAAAGCAGTGTAGAAAAAACGCGTGAATTAAACCGCGCCAATAACCAAACCATTGCGACCCTCAATCAAAGTAAAGAATCACTATTGCAATTAAGTCACTACGTTAGCAATGCGTTTACGATTGTAGACAGTATTCGTAACATTGCTGAACAAACTAATTTACTCGCATTAAATGCTGCAATAGAAGCGGCTAGAGCTGGTGAAAATGGTCGAGGTTTTGCCGTAGTGGCTGACGAGGTCAGATCCTTATCGAGAAAAACACAAGGTTCATTAGAAGAGATCACCACCATTTTTAGTGGCTTAAATAATGCAGAGTCAGCACTTAAGACCCATTTAGAATCCATTGAGCATTCAACCAAAAATCAATATGAATTAACCAATAGCCTTGAACAATCAGCCGAACAAGTACAGGAACAAGCGGCAAGGTCATCCGTCTTAACACAAAAAGCAACAGGGTATGCCGCCCAGCAAAAACACGAAATGAGCGAGTTAAATCGCTCCATTGACAGCATTCGGAATAAAGCAGATGAATCCGTTATGTTTATCGGTTCGGCGTCGAAAAAAATACATATCAATATTACCAATATAACGACGACACTAGGAATAGAAACACCTAACACAGAATGAATGAGACGATATAAAATAACGCCAGCGACGTAACTCAATCAGTCAGTAGAATGGCGTTATGGGGCATTGAAAGACTTGACTCAACTAACACGAACGAAGCGACTATATAGGCTCTAAGGCCACTGTCTCTAACGCCTCCGCCATGGCTGACATGGCCATCGACTCTAACCAGTCCAAATCGACGGTGTTATGTGCTTCACAAATAAACCAAGGTTCACGAGAATCAGGCTCCAACATAACGCCGTTATTGATCAAGTTAAACGCAAACTCGGTATACAATACCGAATCCGTTTGTTTCCAGTCACGGTAATTTTGTGGCACAAACTCCCCAAAATGAATTCCAAACATAGAATCCGGTCCAGCAAACTGATGGGGGATATTATAATGGCTAAACACTCGGCTTAATCGCTCTTGTATCGCCTTGCCCGTGGTATTTACTGTCTCTAAGGCATCCGTATCACGAATTAACGTCAAGGTCGCTTTAGCCGCACTGAGAGCAATCATATTTGCTGTGTAAGTTCCCCCGTGGGTTACCCCATCTTTACCAAACCGTATTTTATCCATGATAGCGGCTTTGCCTCCAAATGCCGCCACAGGGTAACCGTTGCCCATTGCTTTTGCGAAGGTTGTCAAATCGGCATAAACACCATAGAGCTCTTGCACACCGCCTTTTGCCACTCTAAACCCTGTTTTCACTTCATCCATTATCAACAGGGTTTGACTTTGGTCGCACATGTCTCTTAATGCTTGCATATACTCTTGCGTTGCGGCAATACTGCCACAGTTACCCATAATAGGCTCAATGACGATCGCAGCAATATCCTCACCCACACGTTCAAAAACCTGCTTAAGCGCATCCAAATCGTTTAATGGGACCGTCTCTAAATGTTCACGACTGCTTTCTGGAATACCGATACCAAAAGCCGCAATTTCAGGCGCCTCTTGCTGCTCATTATCCCAATTATCCACGTCCGACTTCCACATCATTTCATCGTAAAGCCCATGAAAGCCACCCTCGACAACCACAATTTTATTACGATTCGTGTACCCTCTAGCGGTTCTTACAGCACCTAAGACCGCTTCTGTTCCAGAGTTTGCAAAACGGACCTTCTCGATCTGTGGGCAAAGATCTTTCATCAAGGACACAACGTCAGAATCCAGCGCGGTCGAAAAACCAGAAATGGTACCGCACTCCGTGATGGTCTTAATGACTTCACTGTCTACACGGGTATCTCGATAGCCTAAAATAATCGGTCCGTAAGCCAATCTAAAATCAACAAACTCATGATCGTCACAATCGGTAATTTTGCAGCCTTGTGTGCTTTTTACAAACACGGTTTTCTCTTCGCCCCAATAACGGTAACTGTCCGCTACCCCCATTGGCATATGGGTGTGAGCCGATTTAAGAAGTTTATTCGATATGGTTTTATCTTGATTATTCATTAATTTAGTCTTTAATTTCTCTATGGGGAGATTGTGAAGGAAAAAGGAAACATGATAATTTTCGGAGCGAATCATACCTATGATGCCTTTTTTTTGCTACAAATTGACTACATATATGAGTAAGCAAAGATTCACTTTAGTGAGTTCGCCATCCTCTTTAGTCGCGTTTTATAGGAGATACAATGAGCACTGATACAGATTATCAACCACCAAAAGTATGGAAATGGGAAACTGAAAATGGCGGTGAATGGGCCAGCCTTAACCGACCCACTGCTGGCTCAACACACGAGCAAGACTTGCCTGTTGGTCAGCATCCTTTACAACTTTATTCATTAGCCACACCAAATGGCCAAAAAGTCACCATCATGCTAGAAGAGCTTCTAGCGATGGGGATTTCAGACGCCGAATACGATGCATTTTTAATTAAAATTACCGAAGGGGATCAATTTTCTTCCGGTTTTGTGGCCGCCAATCCAAACTCAAAAATTCCCGCCTTAATGGATCACTCAACCACACCCGCGACTCCGGTTTTCGAATCTGGGGCTATTTTGCACTATTTAGCGGAAAAATTTGATGCCTTAATCCCTAAAGATCACTTAGGGAAAACACAATGCCTTTCTTGGCTATTTTGGCAAATGGGCACGGCCCCCTATATTGGCGGTGGTTTTGGTCACTTTTATGCCTATGCACCTTCTAAAATGGAATACCCAATAGATCGCTTTACCATGGAAGCCAAACGCCAACTGGATGTTTTAGATAAACACCTAGCTGAAAACACCTACATGGCGGGTGATGAATACTCCATCGCCGACATTGCGGTTTGGTCGTGGCACGGTAACTTGGCATTAGGCCATCTGTATAATTCAGCTGAGTTCCTACAAGTGGACAGTTACAAAAATGTACAACGCTGGGCGAAGCACATTCAACAGCGCCCTGCGGTACAACGAGGCATTGTGGTAAACCGTGTTTGGGGTGAAGGCGAGCACCTTGCAGAACGCCATAGCGCCGCCGATATTGATGCGATTGTTAAGTAACATCGACTCGAATAAGTGTCCCTCTGTCACAAGGTAACTGAGACACTTAATTCGGTTATTTCTAGGAGGTTACTTTCCAATACCCAGTTGTTTTTTCTGCATAAATTGGTACAAGCTCATTGGGTCTACATCAGTTTGTTGACTTAGTGAGCTTGCTACGCCTTGTTGATCATTTGCCTTTTTATGTTGTCCGAGTTTGTACTGAGCTTCAAGCTTCGTTAGCGTGATTTTGCAAACAACAATCGCTTTTTGTAGTTTTTCTCGATACGAATCGGGCATCACACTTTGATCACGCCACACGGCTGGCTCATAGTACTTAACCGTTTTCTCCATTACCTCAACTACGTCGGTTTCCGGCAACACAGTCACGTTCCCATAGGCATGAACAGCCGTATAATTCCATGTGGGTACATTCGGTGTGCTTTGGTACCAAGTCGGTGAAATATAAGCATGCGGTCCTTGGAACACGATCAATGCTGTTTTTTCGGCTAGCACTTTCCAATGAGGGTTCGCTCGCGCAAAATGGCCGTACAAGGTACCAAACTCACCTTCATTTTTATCTAAAATAAAGGGCAAATGCGTACCTGTTAATGAATCACTTAAGATCATTCCAAAGCCATAGTCTTCGATAAAGCGATGAATTTCGTCTAAGTCCGTTACTTGGAATTGAGTAGGTATATACATAGCTACCTCCGCAAAGAGGCGGCTAACGTTGTTTTTACTTGAGGCCATTCAAAGTGAGTAAGACTAAATAACGCCGTATTTCTAATAGTGCCGTCACTTTGAATTCTTTGATGACGTAGTATTCCCTCAAACACACCACCAATACGAGCAATGGCATTTCTTGAACGCTGGTTATTTTCGTGTGTTTTTAATTGCACACGAATGGCACCTAAATCCTCAAACGCATGCCTTAACAACAAAAACTTAGCATGAGTGTTCACATAACTGCGCTGAAAGTCAGCGGATATAAACGTAAATCCAATTTCGATGCCGCGATCGGCTTTCTCAATGGAACAATATCGAGTCGATCCGATAATACGATTAGACACTCTCTCAATAATAACAAAAGGCACATGCTCACCTTTCATTTGAGCGTCAATAGACGCCTCTATCCATTTAGTGGCCGTGGCTAATGACTCACACTGGTTCG includes:
- a CDS encoding aspartate aminotransferase family protein, with amino-acid sequence MNNQDKTISNKLLKSAHTHMPMGVADSYRYWGEEKTVFVKSTQGCKITDCDDHEFVDFRLAYGPIILGYRDTRVDSEVIKTITECGTISGFSTALDSDVVSLMKDLCPQIEKVRFANSGTEAVLGAVRTARGYTNRNKIVVVEGGFHGLYDEMMWKSDVDNWDNEQQEAPEIAAFGIGIPESSREHLETVPLNDLDALKQVFERVGEDIAAIVIEPIMGNCGSIAATQEYMQALRDMCDQSQTLLIMDEVKTGFRVAKGGVQELYGVYADLTTFAKAMGNGYPVAAFGGKAAIMDKIRFGKDGVTHGGTYTANMIALSAAKATLTLIRDTDALETVNTTGKAIQERLSRVFSHYNIPHQFAGPDSMFGIHFGEFVPQNYRDWKQTDSVLYTEFAFNLINNGVMLEPDSREPWFICEAHNTVDLDWLESMAMSAMAEALETVALEPI
- the yghU gene encoding glutathione-dependent disulfide-bond oxidoreductase encodes the protein MSTDTDYQPPKVWKWETENGGEWASLNRPTAGSTHEQDLPVGQHPLQLYSLATPNGQKVTIMLEELLAMGISDAEYDAFLIKITEGDQFSSGFVAANPNSKIPALMDHSTTPATPVFESGAILHYLAEKFDALIPKDHLGKTQCLSWLFWQMGTAPYIGGGFGHFYAYAPSKMEYPIDRFTMEAKRQLDVLDKHLAENTYMAGDEYSIADIAVWSWHGNLALGHLYNSAEFLQVDSYKNVQRWAKHIQQRPAVQRGIVVNRVWGEGEHLAERHSAADIDAIVK
- a CDS encoding FMN-binding negative transcriptional regulator; protein product: MYIPTQFQVTDLDEIHRFIEDYGFGMILSDSLTGTHLPFILDKNEGEFGTLYGHFARANPHWKVLAEKTALIVFQGPHAYISPTWYQSTPNVPTWNYTAVHAYGNVTVLPETDVVEVMEKTVKYYEPAVWRDQSVMPDSYREKLQKAIVVCKITLTKLEAQYKLGQHKKANDQQGVASSLSQQTDVDPMSLYQFMQKKQLGIGK
- a CDS encoding GNAT family N-acetyltransferase; its protein translation is MLDTLPEFNPQPVTLSTDKVTLRPLTLEDAEGFYQAGNDPQLWQWVLPNQCESLATATKWIEASIDAQMKGEHVPFVIIERVSNRIIGSTRYCSIEKADRGIEIGFTFISADFQRSYVNTHAKFLLLRHAFEDLGAIRVQLKTHENNQRSRNAIARIGGVFEGILRHQRIQSDGTIRNTALFSLTHFEWPQVKTTLAASLRR